The Bacteroides ovatus genomic interval TATTCTTGAGTTGTTGAACGAAAAGGATAAAGAACAGTTGCCTTCTAATGACGATGGAAAGTCTAAATCATATTTTAATATAAAGGTGAAGGATTATCAGGTCGTTTCCGATAAGAAAAATAAGAAGATCTATTATTAGTTCAAATGATTATTAGAATTTGAAATGATAATAGCAGGTATTGAACATGAGTGTTTACTGTTTTTGATATAAATTTATTCTATATGAGAAATCGAATTATGATTTTATGCACGTTTTGTGCTATTGCTATATTTTCTTCTGCACAAGGAAAGTTTTCGATTAAAGGCAATGCTGGTGAGAAATGGAATAATCAGTTGTTGTATTTGTGTCTGATGGATGATGGAGAGAAAGCCAAAGAAGTCGTTCTCGACAGTGCAAAAGTGAAAAAGGGAAAGTTCTCTTTTTCTGGTGTACGTCAGACACCGAATATTGCACTTATTAAGGATAGGGATGGAGAAACCTATCCGTTGATTCTCGAAAAAGGAAAGATTGTGATCAATCTTACCACGAGGACCGTAGGAGGTACGCCGCTGAATGATACTTTGGATGTGGCTTGGAAAGGAATGCAGTCGGTGATAAATAATAACAAACAAATAGTGAAAAGTAATATTTCACTTGTTATGAGCCAGAAATCCGGAGGGAGTTTTAGAGAAGCACTGAAACGGGATACTACATTTGCTGCAATATGGCGGAGAAATGTGGAGATAGATTTGGCACAGAGGGATTCGATTCGCGCTTTTGTAGAAGAACACCAAAACAGTTTGGTGGGAGTATTTCTGTTATCTTTAGAAGAGGTGTCTATGTATTACAGTCTATTAGAAGATATGATGAGCGAGGCTTCTCCTGTGTTTTCGCAGCATGTATTGGTGAAAGATAAATTAGAAAAAATGAGGCAAATGGCCCGGCGTTTTGAGGCCGAGCGTGAAAAGAAAATGACTCCGGAGGAGCGTGAAGAACAAAAGAAACGGCAGGCAATGGACGCTAAGATAAAGATTGGCGAACGTTTTCCGAACGCTAAGGTGAAAGACAATGCTGGTGAGATAAAACAGTTGTCCGACTATGTAGGTAAGGGGAAGTATGTGTTAATAGACTTCTGGGCTTCATGGTGCGGTCCGTGTCGGAATGAAATGCCCAATGTGAAAGCTGCTTATGAGAAATATGCGTCTAAGGGATTTGAGGTGATTAGTATCTCTATAGATAAGAAACAGAAACCTTGGAGAACTGCTATTGAAGAACTCGGAATGAACTGGACACAAGTATTGAATGTGGATGCTGCTGATATATATGGTATTTATGCCATACCCAAAACTTTTCTTGTAGATCCGGAGGGCATTGTTGTTGCTAAAGATTTAAGAAGTAAGAAGCTGGAAAAGACATTGTTGAAGCTGTTGGAATGATTGTTGTATTGTAGTATCGTGATTCGTTATATGGATGAATTTATTCGCATTGGTGGACAATTTATCCTTGCCGTAAGAAACTCGATATAACTGTTACGGCAAGTATAAGTAGCTATGGCTTAAATTAGAAGTCCGTCCAATAGCTCTAAATAAAGTCCGATCGCTTCTTCTATTTCTTTTAACATGATATATTCTTCTGCCGTGTGTGAACGTGACGAACGTCCCGGACCAATTTTTACCGATGGGAAGGACATTAAGGCCTGGTCGGACAATGTTGGAGAACCAAAAGGAACGCGTCCTAACTTCATAGCTTTCTGTACAAATGGGTGTTTCTCGTCAATCCGTGAAGAATTGAGACGGAATGAACGGGCTTGGGCTTCACAGGAAATATGCTTTTTGATTTCAGCAAATAGTTCTTCATTTGAGTAAAGCTCGTTACTCCGGACATCAACGATGAAAGTACATTTGTCGGGAATCACATTGTGTTGTGTACCGGCATTGATGACAGTGACACTCATCTTTACGGGACCCAACAAGGGTGACTCTTTCTCAAAACGATAATCACGGAACCAGGCAATATCATCCAATACTTTGTAAATAGCATTGTCTCCTTCATTACGTGCTGCGTGCCCCGCTTTACCTGTTGCGGTCACATCTAGTACCATTAATCCCTTCTCGGCAATGGCGGGTTGCATCTCTGTCGGTTCGCCCACTATGGCAAATGAGACTGGAGGAAGTCCCGGCAATACGCTCTCAATTCCGTCTTTTCCAGAAACTTCTTCTTCACAAGAGGCCAGATAAATCAGATTATACTTCTGCGAAGTGCGACATAGTTGCAGGAACACCTGTAATAACGAAACAACGCTGGCACCGGCATCGTTACTTCCTAATCCATATAACTTACCGTTTTCTTCACGTGGAGTGAACGGATCTTTCCGCCAACCATTAACTGGTTTCACTGTGTCTATGTGGGAGTTAAGTAAAATAGTAGGCTTCTTCAAATCAAACATAGGGCTAAAGCACCACACATTATTTCCTTTACGTCCCGTCTGCATACCTGCCATTTCAATATAGTTTTGCAGGAAATCCGCAGCTTGGGTTTCTTCCCGGCTGATTGAAGGAATACTAATCAGTGATTTAAGCAGGCTTACAGCCTCTGTTGTCATATACGGAATATCATATTTCATAGTGCAAATCTTTTATCTATACCTTAATATTTGCACAAAGATAGTCGTTTTGAGCAATAGTTTCAAATA includes:
- a CDS encoding TlpA disulfide reductase family protein, with product MRNRIMILCTFCAIAIFSSAQGKFSIKGNAGEKWNNQLLYLCLMDDGEKAKEVVLDSAKVKKGKFSFSGVRQTPNIALIKDRDGETYPLILEKGKIVINLTTRTVGGTPLNDTLDVAWKGMQSVINNNKQIVKSNISLVMSQKSGGSFREALKRDTTFAAIWRRNVEIDLAQRDSIRAFVEEHQNSLVGVFLLSLEEVSMYYSLLEDMMSEASPVFSQHVLVKDKLEKMRQMARRFEAEREKKMTPEEREEQKKRQAMDAKIKIGERFPNAKVKDNAGEIKQLSDYVGKGKYVLIDFWASWCGPCRNEMPNVKAAYEKYASKGFEVISISIDKKQKPWRTAIEELGMNWTQVLNVDAADIYGIYAIPKTFLVDPEGIVVAKDLRSKKLEKTLLKLLE
- a CDS encoding M20 family metallo-hydrolase, with the protein product MKYDIPYMTTEAVSLLKSLISIPSISREETQAADFLQNYIEMAGMQTGRKGNNVWCFSPMFDLKKPTILLNSHIDTVKPVNGWRKDPFTPREENGKLYGLGSNDAGASVVSLLQVFLQLCRTSQKYNLIYLASCEEEVSGKDGIESVLPGLPPVSFAIVGEPTEMQPAIAEKGLMVLDVTATGKAGHAARNEGDNAIYKVLDDIAWFRDYRFEKESPLLGPVKMSVTVINAGTQHNVIPDKCTFIVDVRSNELYSNEELFAEIKKHISCEAQARSFRLNSSRIDEKHPFVQKAMKLGRVPFGSPTLSDQALMSFPSVKIGPGRSSRSHTAEEYIMLKEIEEAIGLYLELLDGLLI